Proteins co-encoded in one Parus major isolate Abel chromosome 17, Parus_major1.1, whole genome shotgun sequence genomic window:
- the NAIF1 gene encoding nuclear apoptosis-inducing factor 1 isoform X1 translates to MAMASPPAPPAKKRKMNFSEREVEIIVEELERGKHLLVNHFNAGVPLAAKAAAWHDILRRVNAVATCHRELPEVKKKWSDLKTEVRRKVAQVRAAMEGGGENQNGGGNGPEGEDPAGAAAAPVILTPMQQRICNLLGEATIISLPSGDCGAGDGSEIPITAAATTVTLTQIPAETTYHSLEDGVVEYCTTEAPTTVTAEAPLEMMAHQHEVSAKPQELKSRIALNSAKLLQEQRVTNLHVKEIAQHLEQQNDLLQMIRRSQEVQACAQERQAQAMEGTQAALSALIQVLRPMIKDFRRFLQSNTPSPSVTADPGQTGQQDGMIQ, encoded by the exons ATGGCCATGGCGTCGCCGCCGGCGCCCCCAGCCAAGAAGCGGAAGATGAACTTCTCGGAGCGGGAGGTGGAGATTATCGTGGAGGAGCTGGAGCGGGGAAAGCACCTCCTCGTCAACCACTTCAACGCGGGCGTGCCGCTGGCCGCCAAAGCCGCCGCCTGGCACGACATCCTGCGCCGCGTCAACGCCGTCGCCACCTGCCACCGCGAGCTGCCCGAGGTCAAGAAGAAGTGGTCCGACCTCAAGACCGAGGTGCGGCGCAAAGTGGCCCAAGTGCGGGCTGCCATGGAAGGGGGAGGCGAGAACCAGAACGGCGGCGGCAACGGGCCAGAGGGCGAGGACCCGGCGGGCGCCGCGGCCGCCCCGGTGATCCTCACCCCCATGCAGCAGCGCATCTGCAACCTGCTGGGAGAGGCCACCATCATCAGCCTGCCGAGCGGCGACTGCGGCGCGGGTGACGGGAGCGAGATCCCCATCACCGCGGCGGCCACCACGGTCACCCTGACCCAGA TTCCTGCAGAGACAACCTACCACAGTCTGGAGGACGGGGTTGTGGAGTACTGCACCACGGAAGCCCCCACCACCGTCACTGCTGAGGCGCCCTTAGAGATGATGGCCCATCAACACGAGGTGTCCGCCAAGCCCCAGGAGCTGAAAAGCCGCATTGCCCTGAACTCAGCcaagctcctgcaggagcagcgAGTAACCAACCTGCACGTGAAGGAGATTGCCCAGCACCTAGAGCAGCAGAACGACTTGCTGCAGATGATTCGCCGCTCACAGGAGGTGCAGGCGTGTGCCCAGGAGCGGCAGGCACAGGCCAtggaggggacacaggcagCACTGAGTGCCCTCATCCAGGTCCTCCGCCCCATGATTAAGGACTTCCGTCGATTTTTGCAGAGCAATACACCCAGCCCATCGGTCACCGCTGACCCTGGCCAGACAGGGCAGCAAGATGGTATGATCCAGTGA
- the NAIF1 gene encoding nuclear apoptosis-inducing factor 1 isoform X3 — translation MAMASPPAPPAKKRKMNFSEREVEIIVEELERGKHLLVNHFNAGVPLAAKAAAWHDILRRVNAVATCHRELPEVKKKWSDLKTEVRRKVAQVRAAMEGGGENQNGGGNGPEGEDPAGAAAAPVILTPMQQRICNLLGEATIISLPSGDCGAGDGSEIPITAAATTVTLTQIPAETTYHSLEDGVVEYCTTEAPTTVTAEAPLEMMAHQHEVSAKPQELKSRIALNSAKLLQEQRVTNLHVKEIAQHLEQQNDLLQMIRRSQEVQACAQERQAQAMEGTQAALSALIQVLRPMIKDFRRFLQSNTPSPSVTADPGQTGQQDDL, via the exons ATGGCCATGGCGTCGCCGCCGGCGCCCCCAGCCAAGAAGCGGAAGATGAACTTCTCGGAGCGGGAGGTGGAGATTATCGTGGAGGAGCTGGAGCGGGGAAAGCACCTCCTCGTCAACCACTTCAACGCGGGCGTGCCGCTGGCCGCCAAAGCCGCCGCCTGGCACGACATCCTGCGCCGCGTCAACGCCGTCGCCACCTGCCACCGCGAGCTGCCCGAGGTCAAGAAGAAGTGGTCCGACCTCAAGACCGAGGTGCGGCGCAAAGTGGCCCAAGTGCGGGCTGCCATGGAAGGGGGAGGCGAGAACCAGAACGGCGGCGGCAACGGGCCAGAGGGCGAGGACCCGGCGGGCGCCGCGGCCGCCCCGGTGATCCTCACCCCCATGCAGCAGCGCATCTGCAACCTGCTGGGAGAGGCCACCATCATCAGCCTGCCGAGCGGCGACTGCGGCGCGGGTGACGGGAGCGAGATCCCCATCACCGCGGCGGCCACCACGGTCACCCTGACCCAGA TTCCTGCAGAGACAACCTACCACAGTCTGGAGGACGGGGTTGTGGAGTACTGCACCACGGAAGCCCCCACCACCGTCACTGCTGAGGCGCCCTTAGAGATGATGGCCCATCAACACGAGGTGTCCGCCAAGCCCCAGGAGCTGAAAAGCCGCATTGCCCTGAACTCAGCcaagctcctgcaggagcagcgAGTAACCAACCTGCACGTGAAGGAGATTGCCCAGCACCTAGAGCAGCAGAACGACTTGCTGCAGATGATTCGCCGCTCACAGGAGGTGCAGGCGTGTGCCCAGGAGCGGCAGGCACAGGCCAtggaggggacacaggcagCACTGAGTGCCCTCATCCAGGTCCTCCGCCCCATGATTAAGGACTTCCGTCGATTTTTGCAGAGCAATACACCCAGCCCATCGGTCACCGCTGACCCTGGCCAGACAGGGCAGCAAGATG ATCTATAG
- the NAIF1 gene encoding nuclear apoptosis-inducing factor 1 isoform X2, whose protein sequence is MAMASPPAPPAKKRKMNFSEREVEIIVEELERGKHLLVNHFNAGVPLAAKAAAWHDILRRVNAVATCHRELPEVKKKWSDLKTEVRRKVAQVRAAMEGGGENQNGGGNGPEGEDPAGAAAAPVILTPMQQRICNLLGEATIISLPSGDCGAGDGSEIPITAAATTVTLTQIPAETTYHSLEDGVVEYCTTEAPTTVTAEAPLEMMAHQHEVSAKPQELKSRIALNSAKLLQEQRVTNLHVKEIAQHLEQQNDLLQMIRRSQEVQACAQERQAQAMEGTQAALSALIQVLRPMIKDFRRFLQSNTPSPSVTADPGQTGQQDAFN, encoded by the exons ATGGCCATGGCGTCGCCGCCGGCGCCCCCAGCCAAGAAGCGGAAGATGAACTTCTCGGAGCGGGAGGTGGAGATTATCGTGGAGGAGCTGGAGCGGGGAAAGCACCTCCTCGTCAACCACTTCAACGCGGGCGTGCCGCTGGCCGCCAAAGCCGCCGCCTGGCACGACATCCTGCGCCGCGTCAACGCCGTCGCCACCTGCCACCGCGAGCTGCCCGAGGTCAAGAAGAAGTGGTCCGACCTCAAGACCGAGGTGCGGCGCAAAGTGGCCCAAGTGCGGGCTGCCATGGAAGGGGGAGGCGAGAACCAGAACGGCGGCGGCAACGGGCCAGAGGGCGAGGACCCGGCGGGCGCCGCGGCCGCCCCGGTGATCCTCACCCCCATGCAGCAGCGCATCTGCAACCTGCTGGGAGAGGCCACCATCATCAGCCTGCCGAGCGGCGACTGCGGCGCGGGTGACGGGAGCGAGATCCCCATCACCGCGGCGGCCACCACGGTCACCCTGACCCAGA TTCCTGCAGAGACAACCTACCACAGTCTGGAGGACGGGGTTGTGGAGTACTGCACCACGGAAGCCCCCACCACCGTCACTGCTGAGGCGCCCTTAGAGATGATGGCCCATCAACACGAGGTGTCCGCCAAGCCCCAGGAGCTGAAAAGCCGCATTGCCCTGAACTCAGCcaagctcctgcaggagcagcgAGTAACCAACCTGCACGTGAAGGAGATTGCCCAGCACCTAGAGCAGCAGAACGACTTGCTGCAGATGATTCGCCGCTCACAGGAGGTGCAGGCGTGTGCCCAGGAGCGGCAGGCACAGGCCAtggaggggacacaggcagCACTGAGTGCCCTCATCCAGGTCCTCCGCCCCATGATTAAGGACTTCCGTCGATTTTTGCAGAGCAATACACCCAGCCCATCGGTCACCGCTGACCCTGGCCAGACAGGGCAGCAAGATG CCTTTAACTGA